The nucleotide sequence TAACTTGAAGGAATCGGGTTCGGGAGCTCTTGTGACGTTCCATAGGTGATGACGATGATTGGATGGTCGGAAAGCGCGATCAATCTCGGGTCTCCCGGCACCGCTTCACCATTCACAAAAACCTTAATGGTGTTTTGCTGATCCTCACAATAGGCGCCGATACAGTTGAGGTTCCACCGGACTCCCCAAATATCAAAAAATTGTCCGAGGGTAAAGGTCTGAACGGTCGGGGACTCGATATGGATGACGCCGTTTGAATCATGCGTATGGATGGGGGAGATAAACCGTTCTCGAGCATTAAACCCAATGGCTGCAGGGACAGGGATTGATTTTCCGTGAATAAAAATATCGAGGTGTTGATGAATGTGAAGCGCCGAACCTTCTTCCTGGAGAGCAGGCAATCCGACGATTTTTAGCCGTTCGCGGAGCTCATTTAACTCAGGCGGCCAGGGAGCCTCTCCTGTTTGAATGCCGGGCAGGGAATCGGAATTAACGTTACCGGGCGAGACCGGCGCGGGATTTCCATGATTAAAAAAAATGACCAGGGCAATTGATAATAAACCCAAAATTACAATCGTTATAAAAATTGCCGGATTTGGCCAACCCCTTCTGTCCGTTTGCGCTGAAGAGGATTGTTTCTCTTTTTCCTTTTGTTTTTGACCCATGTCTTTTTGACTCATTCGTGGTTGCTCCCGGATCGATTAGACTTATGGTTATACCCTCATCCCCCAAAAAGCAATAGGGTATGACCAAAATTTCTTTGGGAGAAACAATAACATTTTCAAAAAATTTAATCGAAGTTTATTTCTCCCGATAGATTTTCTGTTGGCCTTTGGACCGGTCTGCCGCGTTAGAACAGCCCCGGTTCTGTTCCCGGTTTGATCAAATAGATTGACAATGGGCGCATTTTTGATAAAATAATTTTTGCTTTTTGAATCAACCTCTTATCACCAAATATCCTAATGGAGACTTTAATGTTTTTGAAAACAAATGCTTTTAGACTTTTTTCTTTGATCATCATAATGGGAACGGCCGCTCTTTATGCAGGGTGCAATAAGAATGAAACGCCTATCGGTTCCTCTCCGGCGGGTTCCTCCGCGCCAGCTGCTTCTAACTCCCAGGATCCTTACGGACAGGTTTCGTCGCAAGCGGCCGGGGCTCCCTCTAACAGCGCCTCCGGAACCATTTCCGGCACTATTTCAATCGATCCAAAACTGGCCGGTAAAGTGGATCCAAATGCCATTTTATTTATCAGCGCAAAACCGGCAGAGGGACCCCAGGTGGGCGTTCCCCCTCTCGCTTCTCAAAGGATTGCCAGTCCGAAATTTCCACTTCAATATACCCTTTCTCAAGCCGATGTCATTATGCAAGACGGCACACTATCCGGCCAGCTTAATATTGTCGTTAAATTGATGAAGAACGGGGCCGCCGGGCCTGTGGGGCCTGGTGATATTGAAGGGAATTTCGCTAAAAATCCGGTCACCGTCGGTCAAAAGGCTGTCGATGTTACACTGGACACACTGCATTAACTTAAGCCGGTAATCCTTGAGTCTCTTTCTTGCGGTGCCCTTACACACCCTTTCTTTAAACAACGGCAAAAAGCCAGGCTTATTTCCTCCTTTTTAATATCCTCATGAAAAAAATTGCGATTATTGGCCGGCCAAATGTTGGAAAATCAACCCTTTTTAACCGGTTGGTCGGATACCGAATGGCCGTCGTGGAAGATGAGCCCGGCGTTACACGGGACCGGCTTTTCGGAACCTTTACCTATGACCAGCACTCCTATACCCTCATCGATACCGGCGGCCTCTTTCCACACGCTTCGCTTCCCCTGATTGAAGAAGCAAAGAAACAGACGATTAAGGCCGCTCAAGAAGCAGACGTCATCATCTTGTTAATGGATGGGCGAACCGGTCCCCACCCTCTCGATCAAGAGATTATTAAGACCGTCAGACCTTTTTTAAAACCCACTTTTTATGTCGTGAACAAAATCGAAGGGTCTTCTCTCATTCAGAGTTTTTATGAGTTTTATCAACTGGGAATCGCAGGGGTATTTCCTATTTCCGCTGAAAACGGCACCGGCATCGATGATCTTATGGAAGCCGTTAATCGGGGATTTCCTCAGGAAAAAGCGAGCGCTTCCACCACGCCCGAGCCCTTTGCGAAAATTGCGATCATTGGCCGGCCGAATGTCGGAAAATCAACCTTTATCAACGCCCTCCTGGGGGAGGAACGGTTAATCACCAGTCCCATTCCCGGTACGACAAGGGATGCCATTGATACCCTGGCTCAGTATCAAAACCGCGATTATTTATTTATCGATACGGCCGGCATCCGGAGAAGGGGAAAAATTGAAAAAGGGATAGAACGGGCCAGCGTCATACGTTCCGAAGAGTCGATTAAAAAAGCGGATATTGTTTTTATTTTGATTGACAGCGGCGAGGGGATAACGGACCAGGATATTAAATTGGTTGGACGGGTCATCGAAGCGGGAAAGGGTTTTGCGATTTTGCTTAACAAATGGGACCTTAAAAAGGATATTTCCAGAGCCCGTGAAAAATTTGAAGGTGACCTTTTTAACTACTTTTCTTTTATCAAGGAATTTCCATTTTTATTTATTTCCTCAAAAGAGGGCTTTGATCACAAAATAATTTACCAAACGATTAACATGATCATTGATTCCTTTCAAAAAAGAGTGTCAACACCCGATTTAAACGGATTTTTAGAAAAAATTCTAAAGCGTTTTCCTCCCCCGTTGTACAGAAACAAGCCGGTAAAAATTTATTACGCCACACAGGGAGGAATCAGACCTCCCACCTTTATTGTTTTTTCCAATTTTAAAGAAGGTTTGACGAGGACTTATCTGAAATTCCTGGAAAATAGCCTGAGGGAAACTTTTGGGTTTAAGGGAACGCCGATTCAAATCTTTGTTAAGCAGAAAAAAAATATTTATAAAAAACCGGCTTAGGACGGTGTTTCAATTTTCCAGCCGCCTTTCCTTTCTTCGTTCGTAAAGCATCGGATTGGACGGAAGGTCCACGGAAAAAACCGTCCCGACATTCGGTTTGCTTTTGACGTCAACTTCTCCTCGATGATCCTGGACAATTTGATGGACAATCGCCAGTCCCAAACCCGTCCCTTCCCGCTCTTTGCTTTCATGTTTCGTCGTAAAAAATGGATCAAAAATATTTTCCATATTTTCGGGAGGAATTCCAATACCATTATCTTCAATGTGTATGCCCATCCAGGGAATCTCCAATTTTTTAAAAGATCTGGTTTTAACCTTGATCAATCCGTTGGAAGGAGGAAGGGCGTCAATGGCATTGATAAAAAGGTTAAGTAAAACCTGCTTGATTTGCTGCCGATCAATAATGATACGGGGAGGGTCTTTTTGATATTCCGTCAAAAACCTGGCGCCCCGTTTATTGGCTTCAATGACCATGAAAGGGAGGGTGGTTTGAATCACCTCATTAATATCTTCCTCGGTAAACGTCGGTTCCATATAACGGCTGTAATCAAGAACTTCACGGATAATTCGTTCGATTCTTCCAATATCTTCGCGGGCCACCTTTGAAAAACTATCAAAAAAATCAGAGTCCTCTCGTCTTTCTCCAGCCAGTTCTACGAAGGTTTTAATCGAAGTGAGGGGATTTCTGATTTCATGAGCCATCCCTCCGGCGATTGTTTCAAGAGACTTTAACCGGTCGGTTCTTCGAACCAACACTTTGGATTTTTTTAAGGCTTGTGCCAACCGGTTGTTTTCGATCGCGATGGCAATCTGTTCTCCTATAAGGAAAAGAAGCTGACTCTCAAGGGATGATAAAGGGGGAATGCAGAGAAATACAAAACCCATCAACTTATCCCGTGTTTTAAACGGGAGGCAGTTTTGCAAACCGGTTTCTTTTAAAAGAGAGGGTATTTTTTTAGCCAGCCCTTCGGACAGAGTACCGGCAAAACCGAGGGTTCGGTTACTTTTCAGCCACTCTGGAAAGGGAGCCTGAACGTCCATGGGTATATTTTTAAAATCAGTTTCCGCCAGTTGATGTCCCAACTGGAAATCATACCGGCCTTTTTCTTCATTTAAAAAGAAAAAGGCGGCTTTTTTAAGGGAGATCATTTTAAAAAAATTTTTAAGAAGAGTTTCCGCTACTTCCTTATCGTTTAAATCAGAGGTTAATGACCGGGAAATTTCGACAAGAAGATTACAGACTTCAAGCGGATCAGGAAGCATGAGAGAGCCTTTTGTTATAAGGTTGTTTTCTTATCTTAACAGGAAGGCCGAATAAAAATCAATTCCCCTTGATCCGCCGGTCTATGATGGAATTTTAAACGGTGACGATTTTTAACGCGGAAGAGCGGGCGTTTAAAACGCTGATCTGGGCGGCCAGATTTCCCGCAATCTGCATAAACATCCTGGCTTGCGGGGATTCCGGATCCGCAATCACAATCGGCTTGCCCGTATCTCCGCCCTCCCGAATGGCAGGATCAATCGGAATTTCTCCCAGGAAGGGAAGTTTCAGCTTATCAGCAGCGGCTTTCCCTCCCCCGTGGCTGAAGATGTCGGTTCTTTCGTGACAGTGCGGACAGCTAAAATAGCTCATGTTTTCAATGATTCCCAGGAGAGGAACATGAACTTTCTGAAACATCCCCAGGCCCCTTTTGGAATCCAGGAGGGCCACTTCCTGAGGTGTCGTCACAATAATAGCCCCGGTTAAAGGGACGAGTTGGGTAATACTTAATTGGGCATCGCCGGTTCCCGGAGGGAGGTCAATGAGAAGATAATCGAGTTCGCCCCAATTGACATCCCGGAGAAACTGCTGAATGGCTCCATGAATCATCGGACCACGCCAAACAATTGGCGTGTCATCCTCTACCATAAACGCCATCGAGATAAATTTGACATTGTGATTTTCGGCAGGGTCCAGTTTCGCGCCAACCGATACGGGAGGTTTGGAAACGCCCATCATCAACGGAACATTGGGGCCATACACATCCGCATCCAATAACCCAACCCTCGCGCCCAATTTTGCCAGGGCCACGGCAAGGTTTACCGTTACGGTTGATTTTCCAACCCCCCCTTTTCCACTGCTTACGGCAATAAGGTTTTTAATATTCGGAACGGGGTTTTCTTTTCCACCGGTTTTTCCGGAGGTCACATTGGCCGTCCAGTTAATGCTGATTTTGTTCACTTCAGGAAAATCTTCCTTGACCGCTTTATCCACCCGGTTTTGGATCTCGCCTTTAAGAGGACAGGCGGGTGTGGTCAGGACAATGGTCAAAGAAATATCTTTTCCATTTATTTTCAAGTCCTTAACCATATTCAAGGTCACGATATCTTTAAAAAGCTCCGGTTCAATGACCTTTTTTAACGATTTCATGACGAGTTCTTCGGTAATCAGATTTGCCATTTTCTCTCCAAATTTAAACCATCGACATCGGAATTCTTTATTTTCAGTAGATTTTTAATTAAAAATAATCATAGCCCCTGTCTTGAATCGGTGTCAAGCCATTAAAGACTATTGGGTGCATGACAAAATTATGAGATGACAAGCGTCTGCCGAGCCAGGAGCGGTTCCCCGGCACGCGCGGCTGCGCTTACGGTGCTCGCCGCCCTCCGCTTTTGTCTCGCCGCTGCAATCTGAACCCATTGATGCGGCGGCCAAAAGAGGGCCGTGTCACCGCCCCAGGCCTCTGGCAGACAAGATTATCTCACAATTTTATCATGCACCAAAGACTGTTTTGATCCGTCGTCGATAAGCAATTAAGGTACGATTTTTTTTCTGGAAGAGAAATAGGACAAGATTACAAAAAATTACCGTTTTTTCATTTTAAGGACAGCCGTGATCAGTCTTTCCATTGTTTCCGGCGTGATATCCCGTACCGTGATATTGGCCTCATCGTCTCCGGAGAAGGAACACATGGCGATGGTATAGCAGGAGGTTCCTGCCCGAATAATCTTGAGAGCGATATTGGCCTGGTGACAATGAACCCCGATAAAGAGACAAACATCAATTTTATTATGCCAGATGGTGAGATTGGGATGATTGGGATTAATCTCAATTTCCGGATAAACGCGAGGATATTTGGGGCGATAGTCGGCCATTGGAATGATCTTGGCGGGTATCGCTTCGGCTAAACGTTTTGTCGCGGTGGCGAGTTTGGAGGCTTCCGGTTTCCAATCCCACAGCACGGCAGGCCCGGGAAAGAGCGTCGGATGTTTTGCTGACAAAAGTTTTTTCGCCGCGGCTTCAATGGCCTGATCTTCACTGACAATTTCTCCCTCAACCAACCCCTGGCCCGGATCTGGCAGAACAACTCCGAGGGTAGCGGCAGCGGGAGAAAGGAATCCTTCCGGCCCCGGAAGCACCCGGTAGCGTTTTGATTCAACCTTTTCTTTTTGAATTTTTGTCGGACTCATTTTCTTATCTCCTTTAATTCCAGTCTTCTTTCTCAAATATATCTTCAGCCTTAATGGATCCGCCGGGAGGAGGGACTATCGTAACGGGGTTAAGCCCTGTAATCTCTCTAATCATCTTTGAAAGTAAAGCCGTTTCGGTTTCTTCTATCACGACAATTTTACTCACCCTTCCCGCAAAAGCTTCAATAGCCTGAACCGGAAATGGCCATAGGCTTTTCAAATAAAGGGCGGCGGCGGGAAATTTAATCTTTCTAAAAAAAAGCATGGCTTCATAAACAGCCGATTGAGTTGATCTCCAGCTAATGAATCCAACTTCGGCCCGAAAGGGTTCATCCCCCTCCACAGGGCCAAGCCCCTCATTGATAAATTGAACCTCGTGTTGAATTTCGGGTAAAGAAAGGGTCCGATCTTTACTCTTCATTCTCATCAATCCCATGTTCCAGATGATGTGAAAATCCAGGAGGGACTTCTTCCTCTTTCGACCCCGTGGAATCATGACGTAAAGCGTTCTCAGGCCGGATAACGAACATCTTCTTGTTGCTACAATGCCGAATCTCTTCCTTGCCTTCCCGCGTATAGGCCCATGGAATTATTTTGCCGCTATCCCGAACTTTAATAATGGTTTCCTTTAAACGGACAATTTTTTCAACATCACAAGGCCCCATGGCCGCAACCGAATCTTCATGAACATCATTTGCGCAAAGAGTGATCGTGTAACATTTTGTCCCCCCGCGGATCATTTTCAGAGTCACATTGACAAAATGGCAATGAGCGTCAATCAGCATGCAAACTTCAATCTTGTTATGCCAGATGGTTAAATTGGGGTGGCAGGGACTAAAAACAGCTTCGGGATCGATTTTGGGATAAATAGGGCGGTAATCCGGCATACAAATAATTCTTGCGCCCGGAATTTCTCTTGCCATTTCCAGGACCGCTGTAGCTTTTTTCTGAGTCTCCGGGGTCCATGCCCATACCAGAAGAGGTCCGGGGAAAAGCGTCGGGTTTCTACGGGTTAATATTTTTTCCGCGATAACTTCCATCACTTTTTTTTCCGGAAGAGCTTCTCCTTCGACAAGGCCCATTCCAAGATCAGGGGGAAGAACTCCCATCAAGGCCGCCGCCGGAGGAAGAATACCTTCCGGGCCGGGAAGCACACGATAACGTTTATCTTTGGTCGGCATGACTAAGAACTCCCTTCTATTTTATTCAGGGGCCCATGCGGGTAGAGATGATTAAAACCATATGTCCGCTGTGAAATCGCTTCCAAAGCAAGCTCTGAGCCTCCGATGCCCCCGAACCCCGCGTTCCGCACCGGCAAAGCCGGTTGCTTCACTTTTTCATTAAGTTAATCCGAGAATAGCTCAGATTACTGATTACTACGCAAATAGAGTGCCAAAATCTTTTCATATAAGCGGTCAGTTGAAAATAATAAAAAAAACCAAATGAAATCAGGTGATTACAAAATAACTTGTTAAGAAAATGAATTTCCTTGAACCGTTAATTGATCTTGCCTAAAGCCGTAAAGGAGAAAACTTTGCAGGTGATTCAAGGGGGGCAACAGGAATATTTAAGAAAAAACACAAAAAACATATTTTTTTCAATAAGTTACAAAACTTCCGTTACAAAATAAGAACCTGCATTATTTGCTGGGGGGAGGACCCATTAGAGATAGGATTTGCAACTCCTTGTTTTGCCTGTCATCGCGAGCGCCCGCAGGGTGCGTGGCGATCTCGGTTCACGATGGCGAGATTGCTTCGCTTCGCTCGCAATGACAACTTTCTATCGCTGTTCTAGGGGAGGATGTAACGGTTGATAATACTTTATAAGTATGATTACATACTTATAAAGTATGTAATTTGGAGATGTACTATGAAAGCCCGGGTTGATGATCGAGGACAGGTGACCATTCCCAAAGAACTGAGGAAGAAACTTGGAATTAAGCCCGGAACAGTATTGGATTTTAATGAGCAGAACGGAAAACTCGTCGCGATTAAGATGGTCAGCGTTGATCCGGTGGAAAAGGTTTATGGTTGCCTGAAGACAAAAGTATCTACGGATGCCTGGATAGAAAGATTAAAAGGTCTCAATTAAGAAAACAGATCCTTGGCAATAAAAATCTCAAAGGGTCCGCAGGGAATTCTTGACCGTTTTAAAGAAATCGTTTGTAGTCAATTTTCAGCGCCTTGCCGATTTTCATGGCAAGATTTCTGCCAATGGCGCGTTCACCCTTTTCTATTTTGGAGACATCGGTCTGATGGAGGCCGATCTTTTTACCCATCTCCTTTTGTGTCAAACCATGGCGAAGACGAATTCCCTGAAATACAATGGCAGGCCTCTTTATCGACCTTAACCACCCAGTTCACTATCATAGTATAAGTCTAATTTTACCATATTGAAAGGTAAAAATACCTTATAAAGAGTGGAAGTACGAATCTTAATCTTCAAGACCGTAACTTCTGATTTTATGATCGGCTCCCATGCGATTAAACAATCTGACCGGCTTTTAACCCGTGACCGTGGCTTTTATCGGAAATATTTTAAATCCTTAAATATTCTTAGAATTTAAGGGCAAATCTATTCTTATTGTTTGTTAAGAAGAAACCGAATCTGTTTATCTGAGAAGGCAGGGGTAATAAAATTAAGTGTTCCAGGGATTATATATTTTGACGCCAAGTCTTTCCATGTCCTGACTATTCCGTGTCACGACAACCAGGTGGTGAACTATTGCTGTCGCCGCAATAAGGCTGTCCATGAGGGGGAGCCGCATTCCGAGCCTTTCTAATTCACCCTGTTGTTTGCCCCATAGCAAAGCTGTTTGCAAATCAAAAGAAAGGATCCGATTGGAAAACCGTTCAATCAGATCTTTTTCGACCCAGGTCTTTAATTTTTTTTTCCGATGAGAATCAGTCAGTTTGGCGATTCCTTTCTCCAATTCCCCGATGGTCAAGACACTGAGGCAAATGAATTCTTCCTCTTGTTGCTCAATCCAATCTAAAACAACCTGGGCTGGATGTTTCTTCACCATTTCTGAAATAACACAGGTGTCAAAAAGATAGTTCACAAATTGACCTCGCGAACCAATTCTTCACTTCTCTCCAAATCAAGTTCAACTCCACATAAAGGCGAATTTCTGAAAAATTCGGTGAGAGAGCGGGTCCGATGAGTTAATTTCCGGTATTGCTCAATAGAAATTAACATGGCCGCGGGCTTTCCACGAAGGGTAATTGTCTGCGGCCCAGCGTGTACGGCCCTATCGACAACCTGACTTAATTTATTTTTTGCTTCTTGAAGCTGCCATTCTGTTTTCATAATCGCCCCCAAAGAACAGGCTAGACTGTCTAGTTATGTAAATTGTAGACCAGAATTGATCAAGATGCAAGAAACTTTACTATTGGATAGTACTCAATCTTCAATACCGTAATTTTTGATTTTATAGTGGAGGGCGCGGAGGCTGATGCCAAGAATTTTCGCGGCTTTTTCCCGGTGATGCGTGATCTCAGAAAGCGTTTTTTGGATGACCTCTTTTTCAACCTCTTCAAGGGACTTTCCCAACGGAATTGTCATGGTTTTTTCCTTCGCCGTATCTTCCTGTATCTCCACCGGTAAATGTTCCGGTAAAAGGGTTTTATCTCTCACCATAATAACAACCCGTTCAATCACATTTTTAAGTTGTCTGATATTCCCTGGCCAGGAGTAGTTGACCAATAACCGCATCGTTCCCGGAGATACCGTCTTTTCTTCCCTATGATAGATGGATCTAAATTCTCGCAGAAAAAATTCAACCAATAAAGGAATATCCTCTTTTCGTTCCCGCAAAGGGGGAAGATGAATCGGCACAACGTTAAGACGATAATAGAGGTCTTCCCGAAAGGTCTTGTTTTCTATCGCCTGTAACAGGTTTCTATTGGTCGCGGCAATAAAACGGACATCCACATGAATGAGTTTTGTCCCTCCTAATCTTCTGAATTCTTTAGTTTCAAGCACGCGGAGAAAGTCCACCTGGTTTTTAAGGTTTAATTCCCCGATTTCATCAAGAAACAGAATCCCTCCGTCGGCCAGTTCAAAACGACCCGTTTTTGAAGAAACGGCCCCCGTAAAAGCGCCTTTTTCATAACCAAACACTTCGCTTTCAAACAATGTTTCCGGAAGCGCCCCGCAATTAATCGTGATAAACGGCTTATCCCTTCTTCCGCTTTGCTGATGAATGGCCCGGGCAACCAGCTCTTTTCCCGTTCCACTTTCACCGGTGATCAGAACCGTTGCGTCGCTTTCGACAACCTGATCAATCGTTTCATAGATCTGCTTCAGAACGTTGCTCTTCCCGATCATTTCTTCAAACCGGTTTTTGATCTTTAGACTTTCACGAAGCCGTTTGTTTTCCACCGAAAGAGATTGCCGTTCCAACGCCTTGTCGATTAAAAGAAGCAGGAGCTCTTTATCCACCGGCTTTGTCAGGTAGTCATAAGCGCCGGCTTTTATGGCGTTGACGGCGGTTTCAATGGTCCCATACGCCGTCATGACGACAACCTCTGTTTCCGGAGAATGTTCCTTTACCTTTTTCAACAACTCCAGACCGTTGAGATCCGCCATTTTCAGGTCGGTAATCACCAGATGATAAAAAGCATTCTCAAGCCGTGAAAGCGCCACCTGTCCGTTTTCAGCGGTTTCGGGCTTGTATCCCTGTTTTTCTAAAATTTTTGCCAGAGCGGTTCGAATATTGACTTCATCATCGACAATCAAAATAGAGATCTGATTTTGCATTTAGCTCTTTTTCGCCTCCTCTTTATTCCTTACAGGAAGCTGGACGGTAAAAACAGTTCCGCTCCCTTCAACGCTTTCAACATGGATGAAGCCTCCATGATCTTCAATGATCCGATGAGCAATGGCCAATCCCAGGCCTGTTCCTCCCTGCCGGGTACTGAAAAAAGGCTCGAATATTTTGTTTATTTTCACTCTGTCCATCCCGGCGCCCGTATCGGAAAACCTGACATTGACCCATCTTTCACTGTTGATTTTGCGTTTTTCCGCTTGAATAAAAAGTTTTCCCCCGGCAGGCATTGCCTGAAGGGCGTTAATCATAATATTTAAAAATACCTGCGTCATTTGATTCTCATCGACAAGGATCAAAGGGAGACCGGGAAGAATATCTGTTTCAACTTCAATTCCTTTTTCATGAGCTTCACCCCGGATAAGGGTCACCAGGTGTTGAAGGATCGGCTCCAATTTTACCTCTTCTAAAACCAATGGGTTGGGGATCGAAAAACGGGCAAAGCTGTCCAGAATACTCTTTAGCCTTTTAATTTCAATATTCAGAACATCAAGATACTCTCGAATGGTTGGAGTCGCTCCACGATTGAGCAAGATTTCTTCCTCCAGCAATCCCAGATTTAAATCCATCGCGCTTAAAGGATTACGAATTTCATGGGCCACAGCCGCCGAAAGGGTGCTGATGGCAGATAACTTTTCTGATCGTCTGACCTGCTGTTCCAACCGGTTGATCTCGGAGATGTCCTTGACCAGGAGGACCAATCCCTCTCTTTTCCCTTCATTTTTGAGTTCGGATAGCGTTACCCAGAGAACCAGTGTCTGATCCCCTTTGGGATATGTCACAGTCTGATCATGAAATAATCTTCCCTCTGCGAAAGCTTCTTCCAGGAGTTGTCCCAAACCCGTTGATTCCGGCAAAAAAAGCGTTAATTGTTTTCCCAAAGCTTCGTTCCCTAATAAAAGGATTTTATCCGCGGCTGGATTGATCGAGGTTATTCTTCCCCGAGAATCAACCGTAATCACCCCGGTTGGAATACTTTCGAGAATGTTCCGGGTAAGGCTTTTGACACTTTCCAGGGTCCTTCGAACCGTATGATAACTCTGATAGGTGCTGAAAACGGTGACACCTAAAACCGTTAAAAGAAAAAAAACCACAAGACCATATTTTTCCCGTTCAATTCGCAGGATCAGGATAACGGAAACAACGACGACAAAAAACAGAAGAATGGAGATAATCAGTCGAGCCGGGAAATAGCCAAAAAGGGTTTGTTCTGGATTTGGCCGTAACATTTTCTACTCCTTTTTTCTCCGACCCAGGACAGTGAGCAGGGCATCGAGGATCTCGTTTGGCCGCGGTGGACAACCAGGAATTTTGACATCTACGGGAATATGCTTTTCGACGGGACCGGTCACGGCATAACTGTTTTTAAATATCCCGCAGTCAATGGCACAATCCCCAAGGGCAACGATTAACCTCGGTTCCGGTGTTGAGCGATAGGCATCTTTCAAGGGTTTCTCCATATTAAACGTTACAGGACCTGTAACCGCCAGGGCATCGGCATGCCTTGGCGAGGCGGTAATATGGATGCCGAACCGCTCCGCGTCATAAATCGGATTCATTAAGGCATTCATCTCCATCTCACAGCCATTACAGGAACCGGTATCCACCTCCCGGATCGAAAGCGACCGG is from Nitrospirota bacterium and encodes:
- the der gene encoding ribosome biogenesis GTPase Der: MKKIAIIGRPNVGKSTLFNRLVGYRMAVVEDEPGVTRDRLFGTFTYDQHSYTLIDTGGLFPHASLPLIEEAKKQTIKAAQEADVIILLMDGRTGPHPLDQEIIKTVRPFLKPTFYVVNKIEGSSLIQSFYEFYQLGIAGVFPISAENGTGIDDLMEAVNRGFPQEKASASTTPEPFAKIAIIGRPNVGKSTFINALLGEERLITSPIPGTTRDAIDTLAQYQNRDYLFIDTAGIRRRGKIEKGIERASVIRSEESIKKADIVFILIDSGEGITDQDIKLVGRVIEAGKGFAILLNKWDLKKDISRAREKFEGDLFNYFSFIKEFPFLFISSKEGFDHKIIYQTINMIIDSFQKRVSTPDLNGFLEKILKRFPPPLYRNKPVKIYYATQGGIRPPTFIVFSNFKEGLTRTYLKFLENSLRETFGFKGTPIQIFVKQKKNIYKKPA
- a CDS encoding Mrp/NBP35 family ATP-binding protein, whose translation is MANLITEELVMKSLKKVIEPELFKDIVTLNMVKDLKINGKDISLTIVLTTPACPLKGEIQNRVDKAVKEDFPEVNKISINWTANVTSGKTGGKENPVPNIKNLIAVSSGKGGVGKSTVTVNLAVALAKLGARVGLLDADVYGPNVPLMMGVSKPPVSVGAKLDPAENHNVKFISMAFMVEDDTPIVWRGPMIHGAIQQFLRDVNWGELDYLLIDLPPGTGDAQLSITQLVPLTGAIIVTTPQEVALLDSKRGLGMFQKVHVPLLGIIENMSYFSCPHCHERTDIFSHGGGKAAADKLKLPFLGEIPIDPAIREGGDTGKPIVIADPESPQARMFMQIAGNLAAQISVLNARSSALKIVTV
- a CDS encoding carbon monoxide dehydrogenase gives rise to the protein MSPTKIQKEKVESKRYRVLPGPEGFLSPAAATLGVVLPDPGQGLVEGEIVSEDQAIEAAAKKLLSAKHPTLFPGPAVLWDWKPEASKLATATKRLAEAIPAKIIPMADYRPKYPRVYPEIEINPNHPNLTIWHNKIDVCLFIGVHCHQANIALKIIRAGTSCYTIAMCSFSGDDEANITVRDITPETMERLITAVLKMKKR
- a CDS encoding 2-oxoglutarate:ferredoxin oxidoreductase gives rise to the protein MPTKDKRYRVLPGPEGILPPAAALMGVLPPDLGMGLVEGEALPEKKVMEVIAEKILTRRNPTLFPGPLLVWAWTPETQKKATAVLEMAREIPGARIICMPDYRPIYPKIDPEAVFSPCHPNLTIWHNKIEVCMLIDAHCHFVNVTLKMIRGGTKCYTITLCANDVHEDSVAAMGPCDVEKIVRLKETIIKVRDSGKIIPWAYTREGKEEIRHCSNKKMFVIRPENALRHDSTGSKEEEVPPGFSHHLEHGIDENEE
- a CDS encoding AbrB/MazE/SpoVT family DNA-binding domain-containing protein, which produces MKARVDDRGQVTIPKELRKKLGIKPGTVLDFNEQNGKLVAIKMVSVDPVEKVYGCLKTKVSTDAWIERLKGLN
- a CDS encoding helix-turn-helix domain-containing protein, whose protein sequence is MGKKIGLHQTDVSKIEKGERAIGRNLAMKIGKALKIDYKRFL
- a CDS encoding type II toxin-antitoxin system VapC family toxin; this translates as MNYLFDTCVISEMVKKHPAQVVLDWIEQQEEEFICLSVLTIGELEKGIAKLTDSHRKKKLKTWVEKDLIERFSNRILSFDLQTALLWGKQQGELERLGMRLPLMDSLIAATAIVHHLVVVTRNSQDMERLGVKIYNPWNT
- a CDS encoding type II toxin-antitoxin system Phd/YefM family antitoxin, coding for MKTEWQLQEAKNKLSQVVDRAVHAGPQTITLRGKPAAMLISIEQYRKLTHRTRSLTEFFRNSPLCGVELDLERSEELVREVNL
- a CDS encoding sigma-54-dependent Fis family transcriptional regulator, whose product is MQNQISILIVDDEVNIRTALAKILEKQGYKPETAENGQVALSRLENAFYHLVITDLKMADLNGLELLKKVKEHSPETEVVVMTAYGTIETAVNAIKAGAYDYLTKPVDKELLLLLIDKALERQSLSVENKRLRESLKIKNRFEEMIGKSNVLKQIYETIDQVVESDATVLITGESGTGKELVARAIHQQSGRRDKPFITINCGALPETLFESEVFGYEKGAFTGAVSSKTGRFELADGGILFLDEIGELNLKNQVDFLRVLETKEFRRLGGTKLIHVDVRFIAATNRNLLQAIENKTFREDLYYRLNVVPIHLPPLRERKEDIPLLVEFFLREFRSIYHREEKTVSPGTMRLLVNYSWPGNIRQLKNVIERVVIMVRDKTLLPEHLPVEIQEDTAKEKTMTIPLGKSLEEVEKEVIQKTLSEITHHREKAAKILGISLRALHYKIKNYGIED
- a CDS encoding PAS domain-containing protein; this translates as MLRPNPEQTLFGYFPARLIISILLFFVVVVSVILILRIEREKYGLVVFFLLTVLGVTVFSTYQSYHTVRRTLESVKSLTRNILESIPTGVITVDSRGRITSINPAADKILLLGNEALGKQLTLFLPESTGLGQLLEEAFAEGRLFHDQTVTYPKGDQTLVLWVTLSELKNEGKREGLVLLVKDISEINRLEQQVRRSEKLSAISTLSAAVAHEIRNPLSAMDLNLGLLEEEILLNRGATPTIREYLDVLNIEIKRLKSILDSFARFSIPNPLVLEEVKLEPILQHLVTLIRGEAHEKGIEVETDILPGLPLILVDENQMTQVFLNIMINALQAMPAGGKLFIQAEKRKINSERWVNVRFSDTGAGMDRVKINKIFEPFFSTRQGGTGLGLAIAHRIIEDHGGFIHVESVEGSGTVFTVQLPVRNKEEAKKS